A window of Equus przewalskii isolate Varuska chromosome 6, EquPr2, whole genome shotgun sequence genomic DNA:
AGCtacaagggagggaggaagggaggaaagctgCCTGGCTGGTGTCTGTGCAGGAGGTGGGGACGGCCTGTGTGTGACTGGTCCAGACAGGAGACAGCATGCAGAGGCCCCGGGGCAGGCCTGCTCCGTGAACCAGGGCTGGGACGGCAGCGTCCACTTGGGGAGGCCCCCAAAGGCCTTTGACCATGATAGGCTGTCTGGTCTCTGTAGCGCGGAGGCGTCGGGGGGTGGCGTGGAGAAGAGCCTAGAAGCCACAGCTCTACTGGGAAGGGCGCCCTCTCGCAGAAGCAGGGGTACAGGCTGCACTGGCCCGTGTGCTCGGTGCCCCCAGGCCTCCAGGGGTGAGGGCAACAGGCCTCTCCTGCCCCACCGCCACACACCTGGGCCGTCCCCTGCAGTGCACCCTCCTGGCCTGGGCAGGGCTCCAGTTCACCGGTTGGGCAACCTCCCCTGGCGTCTGCCTTCCTGTTAGTGGGTGGCGGTAGAGCCCCCCAGGCCCCCTGAGCTTTGGGGAGGACAAGCCGGCCTGGCCCTGAGACCCTCGTGTGTTGCAGTGACCAAGCAGAGGGACACGGAGATGGGCCAGCAGAGCCTCCTCTTCCAGGTGAGACAGGGCCTGGGGCCGGGGTGGGGTAGGGCAGGGGCTGCCAGGCTCCGCTCGCTGCTCCAATGGGAGCTTGCGGGCGCTGCTGCCACCTGGCTGTGTCCCTGCAGATTGACTACCCAGAGATCGCCGAGGGCATCATGCCACGCCACCGCTTCATGTCCGCCTACGAGCAGAGGATCGAGCCTCCGGACCGGCGCTGGCAGTACCTGCTGATGGCCGCCGAGCCCTACGAGACCATCGCCTTCAAGGTACACGGTCCCCCAGTCCCCAGGTCCCCGCTGCGCCAGGGCCCTACGAGACCATTGCCTTCCAGGTCCCCACGTCCCTGCCCTGCCAGGCCCATGAGGCGGGCAGTGAGCTGAGGGGTCTGCTCggggcaggcaggtggctccCGGCCCCTCCAGGGCCCCCTCAGTGGACGCGTGCCTCTTGAGAGTGGGACAAACggtgcagccagggctggggatTGCATGCCCGAGGTGGGTGCCCCAAGACACCCAGCAGCGAGTGGCCCCCGTGGCCGGGCTGTCCGGGGGCTCTGTAACCGCGTTCTGTGCCTGGACACGCAGGACGGACAGGACAGCGTAGGGCACGGCGTCCCTGGGTTGCAGGGTGCTAAGCAGCAGAGCTGGATCGTAAGCTGAGTCCGTCAGCCCGAGACCAAGCCCGGGTCCCTCACAGAGGGCCTCCCCGCCGGGCCTGCTCTGAGGCCGAGGGGCGGGCAGGGACGCCCTTGAGCTCCGTGCCCCGGTCCACCCTCGTGGTCCTGAAGGCCCggctctgcccctccccatgCAGGTGCCCAGCAGGGAGATTGACAAGGCTGAAGGCAAGTTTTGGACTCACTGGAACCGGGAGACCAAGCAGGTAAGCCGCTCCGGGGCCTTCGGCAGCTGCCGGGCCAGCCTGTCCCCCACCTGAGGCTCTGCGGGCCGGCTCAGCCTCTGCTGTTTCTCCAGTTTTTTCTCCAGTTCCACTTTAAGATGGAGAAGCCACCGGCACCGCCGAGCCTCCCGGCCGGGCCTCCTGGAGTGAAGCGGCCCCCGCCCCCGCTGATGAATGGCTTGCCCCCTCGGCCACCACTGCCTGAgtccttgcccccacccccacccggaGGCCTGCCTCTGCCACCCATGCCGCCTAGTGGGCCTGCACCTTCGGGCCCCCCGGGCCCCCCCCAGCTGCCCCCGCCAGCCCCCGGGGTCCACCCCCCAGCACCCGTGGTCCACCCCCCAGCATCTGGGGTCCACCCACCAGCCCCCGGGGTCCACCCGCCGGCACCCGTGGTCCACCCCCCAGCATCTGGGGTCCACCCTCCTGCTCCCGGGGTCCACCCTCCGGCCCCAGGAGTCCACCCTCCGGCCCCAGGGGTCCACCCACCGGCCCCAGGAGTCCATCCTCCCCCATCTGCTGGGgtccaccccccagcccccgggGTGCACCCACCAGCTCCTGCGGTCCACCCCCAGGCCCCGGGGGTCCATCCAGCAGCTCCTGGGgtccaccccccagccccagggatccacccccagcctcctggggtCCACCCTCCCCCTCCTGGGGTccatcctccagctcctggggtccacccccagcctcctggagTTCACCCCTCCAATCCCGGGGTCCACCCCCCAACTCCCATGCCCCCAATGCTGAGGCCCCCACTGCCCTCCGAAGGTCCTGGGAgcattcctccccctccccctgccaacTGAAAAGCTGCCCCGTCCTGGCACGTCTGGTTCTGATTCCTGTATTTTCCCCTGGAGTGAAGTCCGTGCTTCTGTACGGGGCTGAGCCGTGTCCCCAAAACGCATTAAACAGCTTTCCTGATGTCTGGAGTGGATCGCTGTGTGCGCCGGCAGACAGCACCCACTTGCTGTCAGTGACGCCTTGGGGTGCTCTCCACCATGTGTGGGGGTGGCTCAGGGTCGGGCGTCCCTGTGGCCCCACCAGCCAGCCACGCAGGGGGTCTGGGGTGTGTCCTCTGCGGAGAGCAGAGCAAAGGCTGCCCGCTCTCCTGGGGGTCTACCGCGGCCTCACGGGCCCCGGGTCAGAGCAAGTGAGCAGGAGACGGGAGCCCCAGCCAGGCCCGCCCACCCAGTGCTCTGAGCCCCGAGCCATCTGGTGCCCCTCAGGGCCCGGCCCCATCCTCCAGGCGGGGGCTCTGCAGCTCGCCCTACCCGCTCCGTGCCTGCCCCCTCCGGCTGGGAGCTGTTGACAGTCTGGGCCGGTCACTCCCTGCTCACATTCCCGCTGTCTCCAGGGGGAGAACCCGTCAAGGACAGTTGTGGACAATTGGGCACAGGCCACACTTTCTGTCGCCGGTGAGGGGGAGATAGGCAGCTGGGCTGGAACAGAAGGGGCTTTGAGGAGGCCGCCCGGCCGCCCAGGCTCACGGCAGGGCGCCGGGCACTGGCCCCCAAGGTCACGGCGCGGGAGATAGGGCCGCCCTCGCGCACAAACATCCCCGGCTCGTCCATATAGGCCGGGCAGCCCGGGCCGTCGCAGCGCCCAGGATGCGGGCTCCGTCTCTCTCGTGGCTGGCGCTTGTGCTGTCAGCTGTGGGGGCTCTGCTGAGGGCCGGGACCCCCGGAGAAGAGGTCTCCAGCACCCCAGCTTTGCCTGGGGAGCCAGCCACAGGCACCGGGGGCCTCATCTTCCACCAGGACTGGGACTGGCCGCCAGGCAGCCCCCAAGAACCCCTGGGGTGCTTGGTGACGCTGGACGAGGGTGGCAACCAGAGCAGCGCCCCGCTGCGGGTGGCGGGGGCCCTGAGCGGCTACGAGCAGGCCTTCCTGGAGGCCGTGCAGCGCACCCACTGGAGCCCCCGCGACCTGCCCACCTTCGGGGTCTGCTCCCCTGCCGACCGGCAGGCGGCCGTACCATCTCTGCAGCGCCTGCAGGCCTGGCTGGGGGCACCCTGGGGGCAGCGGCTGGTGGTCCTGCACCTGGAGGAAGGTAGGTGGGGGCCGTGCCTGGAGCTGGCGGGAGATGTGGTTCTAGGCCGCCAAGATGGGAGACAGCCCCCTCCTCCTGAGACGGCACAGCCAGAGCCCCCCGCCCGGACCCCTCCCGCCTCCAGGGCAAGTGGAGGCCGACGGCCAGGAGGTGGGCACCTTGCCTCTGTCGTGTCTGGAGGCAGGTCCCCGGTGCCCGCTCCCAGGCCCACCCCTCCTGCAGTATCAGGGAAGGTGGCCCACTCCGCCCCTGAAGGCCCCGAGGGCCCAGTGAGGACGCCCGTCCTCCCACCCAGCAGGAGCCAGATGCAGGGGGTGCCTGTCCTCAGGGGCCACTGGCCTCAGAGACCCACGGCAGGAAGGGGCCCCCCAAGAGACCCCAGACCCAGAGACATCAGGGTGACAGGCAGCTGGCCCCCCACCGACCTTGTCAGTCAGTCCTCCTTGGCCACCATGTCCCAGCGAGGTCCTGCCCCTGGTGTCCAGAGACGTCAACCTCCCACCAGGCTCCCCAAGGCTCCCAGGGGGGTGGGGCAACAGGCCTGGGGAAGGGCCCCGGCTTCAATGGCTTAGGCGTCCCCCTTTCCCTTGTCCTGGTGACAGTGATGTGGGAGCCGACGCCCTCGCTGAGGTTCCAGGAGCCCCCATCTGGAGGAGCCAGCCCCCTGGAGCCAGCGCTGCTGGTGCTGTACGCCGGGCCCGGCCCTGAGGTCACTGTCACGGGGGCCGGGCTGCCGGGGGCCCAGGTACCAGGCAGTTCAGGGGGCCAGTCCCGGGTCTCAGGAGCCCACATGCACGCCTGGGACGGGGGTTGCAGGGTGGGGGTTAAGCCGCAGTTAAGGGAAAGGCTCCAGGGGTCCAGGCTGGAACCGTGAAGGGGTGTTAAGGGCAGCGGGCACAGCGGGGCTGGTATCCCGCGCCCACCCAGCGGGCTGAGCCCCCATCTCCGCAGAGCCTCTGCCCGTCCCCGGACACCCGCTACCTGGCGCTGGCCGTCGACCACCCAGCACGGGCCTGGCGCCACCCTGGGCTCATCCTGACCCTGCAGCCTCGCGGAGACGGTAGGCCGGCGCCCAGAGGGACCGGGCGGGGGGCACAGGGATGCCCTTGGCTTCAAGCCACTGAGGCCGCCCGGCGCCACCCCGTGCAGGTGCCCCCCTGAGCACGGCCCAGCTGCAGACGCTGCTGTTCGGCGCCGACCCCCGCTGCTTCACGCGGATGACCCCCGCCCTGTTCCTGCTGCAGCGGCCGGGGCCCGCGCCCATGCCCGCGCACGGCCGACTCGACACGGTGCCCTTCCCGCCAGCCAGGTGCGCGCAAGCCCTGGCCTGGGGACgcggggaggtgggggcggggcagccTCGCGCCCGCTCAGTGCCCCCGACTCTGCCTTCC
This region includes:
- the SF3A2 gene encoding splicing factor 3A subunit 2 codes for the protein MDFQHRPGGKTGSGGVASSSESNRDRRERLRQLALETIDINKDPYFMKNHLGSYECKLCLTLHNNEGSYLAHTQGKKHQTNLARRAAKEAKEAPAQPAPEKVKVEVKKFVKIGRPGYKVTKQRDTEMGQQSLLFQIDYPEIAEGIMPRHRFMSAYEQRIEPPDRRWQYLLMAAEPYETIAFKVPSREIDKAEGKFWTHWNRETKQFFLQFHFKMEKPPAPPSLPAGPPGVKRPPPPLMNGLPPRPPLPESLPPPPPGGLPLPPMPPSGPAPSGPPGPPQLPPPAPGVHPPAPVVHPPASGVHPPAPGVHPPAPVVHPPASGVHPPAPGVHPPAPGVHPPAPGVHPPAPGVHPPPSAGVHPPAPGVHPPAPAVHPQAPGVHPAAPGVHPPAPGIHPQPPGVHPPPPGVHPPAPGVHPQPPGVHPSNPGVHPPTPMPPMLRPPLPSEGPGSIPPPPPAN